The sequence TCGTCCAGGAGCTGAAGAGTCAAAGTTGCCCGAGGCAGCAGAAATTATCATTAAGGCAGCTTCCAATTGCTGTAGCATAATGTGTGATCAATGTTGCTGTATGTGCTGCGTCCAGTGTTGCTCCAAGATAAACAACCAATTCGCAATAGTCTTAACACAGCTTTGCACTGCTCTAGCGTGCTTTGGCTGCATCGAGTGCTGCTCAGAAATATGTTGCGGAGGACAAGATGGACACTAAAAACATGATCTGAATCTCTCTTGTGaacattatatattaaatttattttaccacGGCATATAATGATAATTGTTGAAAGCATTTATATCCATATTCTCTCCTGAACTGCCTTTTGGACCCTCTCCTTGCTCAGCCTGCAGCTCGGGAAAGATAATGAGAGACGGTCTCAAGCTTCATTTTGTTGAATAGAATTCAACACTGAATCTCTTCGATGGACACAGAACCATAGCTTGTGAATCCACTGCACCTGTGTTGCCTATTGCCATCATGGAAAGAAAGATAGTGTTCATCACCATTCAGACAGTATTCGCAAAACAGGCTGCCCGCAGGCATCCATGCCGGGCGGTCCTTGGATTTCATTTCCTCCTATACCTGCCTTCTCTACAACCTTCCTTCGTTTATCTACCCAGCGATGTTTAGACCAGCAATACTGACCCCAGCAAATGGGAAGGGGTGGGGGGGGCAAATATTGAGTTCTGGATTTGccacacgaaaaaaaaaaaaaaaaaaaaactggtattttatatattttgttctcCAGTAAGGTTTTCTTCTACACGTTCTTCCACTTGTAATTCCGATGCTTCTTTTGAACCCACAAATCTCTGGTGAATTTTTTCCTGGATCTTGGTGACACCCTTCTCTACAGGTCCTATCGCTTGATTTATGGTCAACACAACATCTTTGACGACCTGCTTTTAAGATGAgcgtaaaaataaaatccaacaattcaagaattttaaTACTGAGGAGGGTTTTTCGTGGAGAGAAACTTACGCTTTGACCACCTTCAAGAACTATGTCTTGAACACTCTCAGTTACACTTGTTCCGGGAGCAGCAACCTGAGTCTCTCTCTTTTCAAACACAGCTGACTTCTCCTGGTCACCTCCCCCAAACTTCAACTCTGCTTTGGTTGTCTCGGTGGTTACTCTTCCATACCCAGAAACAGGAATAAAACGGTAAGGTTCCGctgaaaatacatatatatgagCCACAGCTGCAATCGCCATCTGCCAAGTAATCAAAAGGAAACCATATAGTTgtggaaacaaaaaacaaacaggcaAGGAACAATGAGTTTTGTGGGCACCAAGTCTTCAGTGGTAATACTCAAGCACAGCTGCAACTACTGCTTGCAATAAATGAATGGTACGAGTTGCTGGGGAGAAAAATTGTTTCCAAAACCGCAGCAACTTACTTCTATGCAAATCAAAAAGTCTTGCAACCCTGTTCGGAGTTTTTTCACGTTTGGCAGAACTCCAAGGCCCAAAAGGAGAGCAATACCCAGGCCTTGCCACCAGGTGGCAAACACAATAGCCTTGAAGCTGATGAACTTTGCCAGTGGCTTTATTGGTTTCAGTCGTTCGTGCGTTACATTGTAGAACTGCACGAGGCAATATAGTGCCCACATCTGGCTGAAGTTGAGTACCACTGCTATGTATGGATACCTGCAAGAAACCAGAGTGGATTAGCcgatccaaaaacaaaaaaccatcaAGGACCCCATTCCTGAATATCTAACAAGGCATCATCTGATAGAATAGGAGAGGAAAACAATTTCTTATTGAGAGCGTTTCACAAACAGAAGTCACACTGGTATAAGTAGAAGAGACTTGCATTCACTTTGCGAACCTAAAAATACCAAGGATATCGATTTGCATTAAAACACCTGaagattgaaaaaagaaaaaagaaaaaaggaggcAACTTAACCAGAAGATGACACAAGTAGTACATACCCGTAGTGCCACTTGAATTCCCCATCACCGAAAACCCCAAAGAGCTCCAACAAGAACgctaaaaatgcacaaaatgTCTTCAGAATCATCTGAACTAACCACAAGATATTAGACTCCAAACAAAGTCGTCAGGATCGGATCATATAAACAGAAAGGTCGGTAGCTTACATACTGTACAAGACCAAATCGCTCTATTGTAAGCAAGTCCCTTCCCATAGCATATGGCCTGAAGAAAAAGCTGATACAAGATCTACTTTGTACAGCTTGATTCCCATTCCTCCGCTCCAACAATGTTTTGCCAAGCTGCCCTCGCGATTCATTTTCAAGGAGTTCTATTACACTCCTTTCCCCACCTAGCATGCAATTTGACAAAATGCAAGCTCACACAACAAGTAACATCGCACACCAGATCAAAATCAAGCCAGATGAggacaaagaaaatatttttgttgcaATTTCTGAAATTAGTTCACTTCCCTGAAGTGCTGTCTAATTACCAGAAGGGACATAATGATAACTAGACAAATTATAGCAAACAGGGAGACGGTAAGCGCATTGACAGAAGCAAATATAGCAACCAAAATCTCTAAAACAGCTCAGAAAATGTGGAGAGCTTTACTAACCCAAACAAGCAACCAAATAGCTACCAAATGAGTACAAAGCAAATGCTTCATAGCAATTTCTTAAAATGTCACAAGCAACAGACATTCTTGGGTTCCATAATGATAAAATCTGCACAAGTAAATAACCATAGAATTAGTATCCACCAATTAAGGGCACAAAAATCACTAAATGTAAAATAAAGTAACCATGATGTATGCCTACTATATAAAGATAGAACCTTACTGATTGTGTTGCATAGACAGGAACCATGAAAATAACTGCAACAATCCACTTttgttcctaaaaaaaaaagttaaagaattcATGATTTAAATCATCAACTTTGCAGAAAATGggcaaaattttaattaaagaacaGACCGCACCGCGGGATTAGTGTAAGATTTAAGATGCTGGAAAATGAGATAGATAGAAAGCAGCACTGATACAATTGCAAAACATCCTCCAATAACAACAGCTGGCTGGTGCAAATCTCTGTAAGTATCTTCATATCCTGTTTGCCATTTCTCTGCATGTTCCACTCTCCAAATTACATACCCACTATTGAAGTTTAATGCATGTAtataaaagaagggaaaatattgGATAGGTTTCCAAATGGATTTATTAACATTATCTTGTCATTTTTTatcccaaataaataaaagaatggaGTAAAGCAGGAAGAGAACGGAACAGAAGGCGTTGGTTGCGCGCGGGACTTTGTATACGTTTGTTTTGAAGTCGACACGTGCACTTTGTCTCACAACTTGGCACTTTTGGCTATGACACGTTGTTTTTCTGTTANNNNNNNNNNNNNNNNNNNNNNNNNNNNNNNNNNNNNNNNNNNNNNNNNNNNNNNNNNNNNNNNNNNNNNNNNNNNNNNNNNNNNNNNNNNNNNNNNNNNNNNNNNNNNNNNNNNNNNNNNNNNNNNNNNNNNNNNNNNNNNNNNNNNNNNNNNNNNNNNNNNNNNNNNNNNNNNNNNNNNNNNNNNNNNNNNNNNNNNNNNNNNNNNNNNNNNNNNNNNNNNNNNNNNNNNNNNNNNNNNNNNNNNNNNNNNNNNNNNNNNNNNNNNNNNNNNNNNNNNNNNNNNNNNNNNNNNNNNNNNNNNNNNNNNNNNNNNNNNNNNNNNNNNNNNNNNNNNNNNNNNNNNNNNNNNNNNNNNNNNNNNNNNNNNNNNNNNNNNNNNNNNNNNNNNNNNNNNNNNNNNNNNNNNNNNNNNNNNNNNNNNNNNNNNNNNNNNNNNNNNNNNNNNNNNNNNNNNNNNNNNNNNNNNNNNNNNNNNNNNNNNNNNNNNNNNNNNNNNNTTAATTCCACTATACTTTTCTGTTCTTATAAGCTCCATATCATTAATCACTATTTTTCCTCTTCCTACTAAATGCCATCAACTACTTACATTAGCTTAACAGGATGATAGTCAATAACACAATCGTAATCTTTTATTAACTCTACCCATCTTCTCTGCCGCATATGACATCAAATACTTCAAAACTCTGTaaaagatttgaacttgtgtcccataacaaaaataatgtcTCCATACTCTTAAGGAAAACACCACCGCTGGTAAGTTCTAGGTCATGAACCGGGTAATTCACCTCATGCAACTTTAGTTGTCTTGATGCATAAGCAATCACACACCCATGTTGCATTAATACACATCCCAGACCCTTTTTTTtaggcatcactatataccacaaagCCTTCTATCCTTGATGGGAGGGCTAGTCAGTATGAGTAGAAGTAGCCTCTCATTCCAGTTCTCTAAAGCTTGCTTCACACTCTTTTGACCAAACAAACCTGACTTCTTTATAGGTCAGCTTAGTTAAAGGTGATGCTATGGTGGAGAACCCCTAAAAAAACCTCTGGTTAATATCCAGCAAGGCCTAAGAAGCTCTAGATTTTCTTGTATCACATTGATAGGCCTTTCCCATTTTAACACGACCTCAACCTTTCTTGGATCCACAAGTATTCCTTCTGCAGATATTACATGGCCCAAAAATACCACTTCCTAAAGCCAAAACTCACACTTATCCAACTTTGCATATAATTGTTTCTCCCTTAAGGTCTGTAGCACAACCCTTAGAAGTTATTCATGCTCCAAGTGATAGTTTGAATACACTAagatatcatcaataaatacaacCACATATTGGTCTAGGTAAGGCCGAAACACCTgattcatcaagtccataagCATAGTCGGAGCATTGTTTAACTCAAAAGGCATCACCAAAAACTCGTAATGCCCATAACAGGTTTGGAATGCAATCTTTGTATGCCTTGCTCTTTGATTCTCAACTGGTGGTATCTAGATCTCAGATCTATCTCAAAGAACACCCCAACACCCTTTATTTGATCAAAGAAGTCATCTATTCATGGGAGTGGGTTCTTCACTGTCATTTATTCAATTGATTGATAATTCGGTTAAAGCGTTGCCTTCTTTACAAACAACACCGAAGCTTCCCAGGGCAGTTGCTGCTGgcatttttattaacaattcTTTAAAGCTAGATGATAAGTCATCCTATAAGGAGACTGGCTATAGGAGAAACTCTTTAGATACTAtggaaactttaattttctacaGTAATCTAGGCAACTCTTCTGGAAATACATTTGAAACCCCTCACACAGGAATATAGCCCTATGCTACCCTTTTCCAGCTCCCTTACATTAACCAACACCTTTCCTTAGAAATTTTGTAacactaaattattattttgtttcccCTTTAAACACTATTATTTTATCACCTATTCCTTGGATTGTCACGCCTTGGTGAAACAATCCACTTGTGCCTTATGTTTACTTAGTTAATCCATGCCcagaatcacatcaaaatcatatagtTGTAACAGCATAAGATCTACCTTCAATTATAACCCttcatatatatagttttacccCTCTATAAATATCATCCATATGTATTTTCTCCTCTAAGAGGTGTTCTAACTGTCACTCCTACACCCAAGTTATTCACAATTCTATAAGGTACAAAGGAATTACTAGCTCCAGGCTCAATTAAAGCATAAACTTGCATTGTATCTAATTGTAAAGTACTTGCCACCATATTATGTACAACTCCCACATCCTCGTAGGTCATGTGATATACCCGACCCTAAGTCCTCCCCTCCTGATTTATAGGCCTCCTATGAGTAGCACTCGTCCATGACTAGGTAGGCCTGATAGGACGATTGATTGTCATCGATTGCTGCTGGCTTTAAACCTCAATTCTCTGACCATGGGCTCCCTCAATAGTTCTACGAGGACAATCCTTCTTCTTACGAGTCATGTCCCCATAATAGTAATAGCCTCTGCCTACATGTGGGCACTCTTTCCATCGATACCCCTCACTCTACAAATATAACATCTCCCCGGCATCACTAAGCAATCTCCAGGGTGTCGCTACTCACACCTCTGACAAAATGGATATACTAGTCCCTTTTGCTCTGTAGACCCTCCAACAATTTTGACTTCCTATCTAGACTGTCCTCCCCAAGCTCCTCTTCCACTGACCCGTCTAGATCCTTCTAAGCTCCCTCATGGGGTGAAACTCT is a genomic window of Populus alba chromosome 18, ASM523922v2, whole genome shotgun sequence containing:
- the LOC118062448 gene encoding protein LAZ1 homolog 2, translated to MAIGALSIAPKSGRVVTIVQWVKGMREMGCMTYHGEKDVDVARNLLKKVEIVINQMQVVEELRVDCVTQLLSEGYRWKECPHVGRGYYYYGDMTRKKKDCPRRTIEGAHEKWQTGYEDTYRDLHQPAVVIGGCFAIVSVLLSIYLIFQHLKSYTNPAEQKWIVAVIFMVPVYATQSILSLWNPRMSVACDILRNCYEAFALYSFGSYLVACLGGERSVIELLENESRGQLGKTLLERRNGNQAVQSRSCISFFFRPYAMGRDLLTIERFGLVQYMILKTFCAFLAFLLELFGVFGDGEFKWHYGYPYIAVVLNFSQMWALYCLVQFYNVTHERLKPIKPLAKFISFKAIVFATWWQGLGIALLLGLGVLPNVKKLRTGLQDFLICIEMAIAAVAHIYVFSAEPYRFIPVSGYGRVTTETTKAELKFGGGDQEKSAVFEKRETQVAAPGTSVTESVQDIVLEGGQSVVKDVVLTINQAIGPVEKGVTKIQEKIHQRFVGSKEASELQVEERYCWSKHRWVDKRRKVVEKAGIGGNEIQGPPGMDACGQPVLRILSEW